The window GGCGCCCAGGTCGCGAGGTCCTCGGGGAGCGGTTGATCCCTGACGGCACGGGCCGCACGTTACCCCCACCTTCCCGGCCGCTGCCCGGGCCACAGCGTGCCCGGCACCCGCTCCGCGGCCGCGCCGTACGCGCTGGGGAGGCGATCGCGCGCTCTGCCAACCCGCTCCCTCCCTTCCGCTCCCCCCCATGCTCTCCATCCGCAACCTGGTGAAGGTGTATCCCGGCCCCGTCGCTGCCCTGCAAGGGGTGTCGCTCGAGATCCCACGTGGGATGTTCGGCCTCCTCGGCCCTAACGGTGCCGGCAAGACGACCTTCATGCGGATTCTCGCTGGCGTGCTCGAGCCCACATCGGGCGCCGTCTCACTCGACGGCGCCGATGTCCTCGCCGATCCGGACGCGCTGCGAGCCACCCTGGGGTACCTCCCGCAGGACTTCGGCTTCTTCCCGCACCTCAGTGGCCAGCGGATGCTCGAGTACCTGCTGCGCCTCAAGGGACTCGAGGCGCCCGGCGGAATCGCCAAACTCGCAGCCGAGCTGCTCGATCGGGTCAACCTCGCCCATGCCGCCCAGCGGAAGGTGAAGGACTACTCCGGCGGCATGCGCCAGCGACTTGGTATCGCCCAGGCCATCGCCGGCAATCCACAACTCATCATCGTCGATGAACCGACGGCGGGTCTCGACCCTGAGGAGCGTTTGCGATTCTACCGGATCCTGTCGGAGTTGGCGCAAGACCGTACCGTGCTCCTGTCCACCCATATCGTGGAGGATGTGGCGGTGCTCTGCCCCAGGTTCGCGGTGATTCGCCAGGGCAAGGTGGTCGCGCTGACCACGCCGCGTGAGGCGCGGGCGTCGCTGGTGGGCACGGTCCATGAGGGCGACGTGGAGGGCCACGCGCTTGATGAACTTCGTCGCACGCACCGTGTCACGCAGGCGGTCCTCGTTGAGGGCCGGAACCGGGTGCGCGTCCATGCACCGGACGGACGGGTCCCGCCCGGATTCGAGCCGGTCACCGGGACACTGGAGGACGCGTATCTCCTCCTCATGCAGGGCGACGCCGTTGGAGCCGCCGCATGAGTGCGTCTCGCGTGTGGGTCGTCGCGGTGGACGAGCTCCGCTTGACGCTGCGTCGTCCGCTGACCTGGGTCCTGATTGCGCTCTTGCTGTTTCTCTCGTACGGCCTGTCCGCGGGCTGGGTCCAGATTGCGATCTCCTCGGGGGACGCGTCGGTCGGCGGGACGCGGGCCCACCTCACGTCAGAATTCGCCCTCACCCAGATCTTCGCCGCCTTCTCCTGGTCGGCGTACATCTTCTTTGCTGCGGCGGGCGCAGGGCTTGGCGTCATTCGCGATGGCGAGTCGCGCGTCTTGGAGATCTTGCAGTCCACGCCGCTTCGCCCGGCGGAATACGCCTGGGGAAAGTACCTCGGCGTCCTGGCGGCCTTTGTGGTGGTGCTGATCGGGAACACGCTGGTCCTGATGGTCTGCCTCGCGGTGTTGCCCAACGCGGAAATGCTGGATGCACGCGGGCCGTTCGTGGCGACAAATTACCTGAAGCCACTGCTGGTCTTTGGCCTCCCGAACGTCATCTTCATGACCGGGATGGCGTTTGCGGTGGGGACCGCGACACGGCGCGCGGTCCTCGTGTTTGCCTTTCCCGTCGCCCTGCTGCTGCTGTGCCTCTTCTTTCTGTGGGACTGGTCGCCGTCCTGGTTGAGTGAGGGGGCGAACCGGGCGCTGATGTTCATCGATCCGTCCGGGCTGCGTTGGTTGCGTGAGACCTGGCTGGAAGTGGATCGTGGGGCGGCCTTCTACAACACCCAGGCCGTCACGCTCGATGGCTTCATCCTCGGCCAGCGGGCGACCTGGGTGATCCTCGCGCTCCTCAGCGTCGCCGGAGCCGTGCATCGCTTCGCGCGCACGATGCGCGCGTCCCATCGGGTGACGAGCGCCGACGTCGCGACGGCCATGCAACCTCAGCTGGCCACCGCGCCCGTCGCCGTGCCGTCGTCACGGCCGCTGCCGGTGGCGACCGGGGCGCCACCCACGTGGTGGACCACCCTGCGAATGGTGGCGGCCGCCGAGGCGCGCGAGCTGGCGGCCCAGCCGGGACTCTACCTCTTTGTGCCGTTGGTGGTCCTGCAGGTGATCTCGAACGCGCTGCTCGCACTCGGGGCGTTTGATACGCCACTGCTCCGCACCCCCGGACAGCTCGCCGCGACGCAAATGGGGTTGCTCACCGCATATGTAACGCTGCTGCTGGTCTTCTATGCCGTCGAGAGCCTGGAACGGGAACGGTCCACACGGCTGAGCGCGATCCACGACAGCCTGCCGATTCCGACCAGCGCCCTGCTCGCTGGCAAGGCAGTGGCGCTGGGGGTCGTGGTCGGGGTGATCGTGCTTGCCTGCCTGCTCGCCTCGATGATCCTCGTGATGGCGCAGGGGAACGTGGGATTCTCCCTCACCCCGTTTGTTCTCATGTGGGTCGTGCTCCTCATCCCGACCTTCTTTGTGGTGATCGCGTTCATCTTTGCCGCGTACGGGATCGCGAAGGGACGGTATGGGGCGTATGCCATTTCCTTCGGCGCGATCGGGCTCGCGATGTGGGCCGCTCTTACCGATCGCGAAAACTGGGTAAGCGACTGGTCACTGACGTCGGCGATCCAGTGGTCGGACATGTCGATCCTGGAGTTCGATCGCGAAGCCCTGATCTGGAACCGTCTCTTCTGGCTGGCCGTCGGGGTGTTCCTCTGGCGCGTGGCGACGCGACTCTATCCGCGAGTGGAGCGCGACCCGGTGCGGTGGCTCCAGGCGAGAACGTGGCCCCAATGGTGGCGCAGTCTTCGTCCTTCGGTGCCGTTCGTCCTCGCCCCGGTGATCCTCGGCGCCATGGCCTGGCGCCAGGTAAACACTGGGCCGGATGGCGCACGCGCGGAGAAGTTGGGGAAAGACTACTGGAAGAAGAACCTCGCCACCTGGTGGAATGCGCCCGTGCCCTGGGTGAAGGACGTGGACCTGGATGTGCGGCTCGATCCGGCGGAGCGGGCCTGGCGTGTGCAGGGGTCCTACCTCGTGGTGAACCACCGAGACACCGTGTTGCAGCGTATCCCGCTGACGGTCGGGCGGTGGCGCAACATGCAGTTCACCGCGGACGGGGACTCAATCCGGCCGGACACGGCATCGCACCTGTACGTCTTCACGCTGCCGACGCCGCTGGGACCGGGCGACTCGGTGCGCCTCGGCTTTTCATATGAGGGTCGGCACGAGGGTGCCACGCGCGCCGGCGGTGGCGCGGGGGAGTTCATCGTGCCCTCGGGTGTGGTCATGCAGGGATGGTCACCGCAGTATTTCCCCGTCGTGGGATTCGTGGAAGGGATCGGGTCGGACGAGGACAACACGTTCGAACCGCGCGACTATCCGGAGGATCACTGGCAGGCGACCACGCCGGCGCTGTTCGGCTCCGAACGGCCGATGACGGTGCGCACGCGGATCGATGTACCGGCGGCCTTCCACGCAAACGGCGTGGGCGAGCAGCTCCGCGACGAGGTGAAGGACGGGCGTCGACTCGTCGAGTTTCGGACGGACGAGCCTGTCATGGCCTACAATATTGTTGCCGGCAAGTGGTTGGTGCGGCGTGGCGCGGGGACCGCCCTGTTCCATCACCCGACGCATACCTACAATGTGGACGAGATGGGGAATGCCATGGACCAGGCGCGACGCTGGTACGGCACCTGGTTCGGCGCGTATCCGTGGAAGGAGCTGAAGGTCTCGGAGTTCCCGAGCCTGGCGACCTATGCGCAGGGGTTCCCGACGAACATCACCTTCTCCGAGGGGATCGGGTTTCTCACGAAGAGCGAGCCAAAGACCAACCTGGCCTTCCTGGTGACGGCGCATGAGATCGCGCACCAGTGGTGGGGGAACATGCTGCAACCAGGCCGCGGGCCCGGCGCCAACATCCTGAGCGAGGGGATGTCGCACTTTGCGACGGCCCTGCTGATCGAGCAGGTCAAGGGATTTCGCAACGGGCTGGAGTTCCGCACGCGGATCGAGTCGCGGTACGGCGACAACCGGTTCGCTGACGCCGAGCGAAAGTTGTATCGCATCGACGGCAGCAAGCAGGGCGACAACACCGTGACATACGACAAGGGAGGGTGGGTCTTCTGGATGCTCGCCGACCTGGTGGGCCGTGAACCCACCCTGCGGGGGATGCAGGACTTCATCGCGAAGTATCGAGGGAGCGATGACCACGCGATGCTCCAGGATTTCACGGCACACATGCGACGCTATGCGGCGGACACGGCGTCGTACGACGACTTCGTTCGCCAATGGTTCGACTCGGTGGTCGTTGGTGAATACCGGGTTGATATGGCGACCACGAGCAAGCGGCCCGATGGGACGTGGGAGACGCGGGCGGTGGTCCGCAATGTGGGTCGCGCGTCGATGATGGTGGATGTGGCGGCCGTACGCGGTGAGCGATTCCCCGATGACACGAGCGCGCAGGACCGAGTACCGTACGTGCAGCAGGTGACCCGGGTCATGCTGCCAGCCGAGCTGGCCGTGCCGGTCACGATGATTTCGACATTCGAGCCGCAGCGGGTGGTTGTGGACCCTGATGTGCGGGTGCTGCAGCTGAGACGACGGTCGGCGGAGAAGACGATCGAGAGGTGAGCGGGCCCGTGACAACCCAAGACACGGACATCCTGGACCGGGGCGTCGCGCGCGGCGTCATCACCGCGGCGCAACGCGACGCCCTGCGCGAGCTGGGATCGGGTTCTCACGCGCCTGCCGAGGTCACCGTGGCGTTTTCCGGCGTGACGGTAGCCTATGGGCTTGGCGCCCTCCTGGTCCTGTTTGCCGCCGGCTGGTTTCTCGTGAGCCGATGGGCCTCGTTAGGTCACTGGGGGGTACTCGCGGCCGTCACCGCGTACGGGGTGATGCTGTGGGGCGGGGGGCACGTGCTGGAGCGCCGGGGATTCCCGCGGGCGGGGCAACTCGCCGTGGCGCTCGCGATTGGCCTCGTGCCGGTGGCCACCTGGGCGATACTGCACCTCGCCGGGGAATGGCCGGAGCGCGGCGATCCACTGGCGCTGTACCTCCCCTATGCGGCGAGCCGGGGACTCATCCTCGACCTCACAACCCTCCTCGTCGCCCTGCTCGCCTGGCGATCGCGCGCGTTCCCCTTGCTGATGGTCCCCATCGCCGTCGCCCTGTGGTGGACCTGGTTCCATCTCGGGCAGCTCGTGGCATTTGACCGTGAGCGAGCGTGGTTCGACCAATGGCTGATGCTCGCGGCCGGACTCGCCCTCCTCGCGGGCGCTGATGCCATGGATCGCTGGCAGCGGCGACGCGCCCCGGGCGACGACTACGCGGCACCGCTCTGGATCACGGCCGTCTTCGCGTTCTCGTTTGCCTTCCTTGTCATCTGGATGGACTCGCGGGCCGCCAAACACACCATGGCACCGGTCGCCCTCGGGCTGATCGCCCTCGCGCTCAGGACGCGCCGCAGGGCCGCACTCGTCGTCGGGATTGCTGGGGTCTTCGGCTACCTCGCCTGGCTCGCGAGTGACGTGTTCGAGGACACGGCGCTGTTCCCGGTGGCCCTCGCCGGCCTGGGTATCGGCCTCATCTTCACAACCGTCTGGCTGCAGCGTCGTTTTCCTGCCCTGGCAACCAGGGTTGGGGGGCTGGAGGGCCGTGACCTCCCTGGCCACAGTGGCTATCCTGGGCACCCGCCCTCGTCGCGGCGGGCCTGGCATGGTCGACGGTAGGGGCGCCGGGAAGCCTGTCGCGCGCGCGCCAGGCCCAGCCTCCGGTCCTTCGGCCGGACACCCTGCGGCCCGACCGCGACGGATCGGTGAGGAAACCCTGATCCGGGGGCTGTCGTACAAAGGGGCAGACCCCGGCCCCGGACCCGATGTTCGCCGCTGCGACGCTCCTCTTCTTGCAGTCCGTTTCCGTCACCGTAGGCCAGGACAAGGCGGCGCGCGACAGCCTGCGCCGCGAGGCACTCCGCGATTCCATCCGGCGCCAAGTCGTCCTGGAATCCGACCAGCCCAGGCGTCCGGTTCGCCGCGTCCCCGTCACCCCCGAACATCTCAGGACCGCCTTTCGCGACTCCGCCGCCCGGCAACTCCTGGTGCGCGCACGTGAGGCGCGCCTGACGACGGACAGCACCCTGCTCGCGTACGACGCCACCGCGTACCAACGGCTGTCGACGGGGCTTGGCTTCCGCGCCACTGGAAGGGACCGCCTGCTCTTTCGGACGGAGAATGCCTCGCGCGTGCGCTGGTCGCGCTCGAATGGCCTGCATGTGGACGTGAAGGGGCGCCGCACCGTCTTTCCCATGGCCGAGGAGGAGGCGGGAGAGGTCAATCTCGAGGAGATGGGGCCGATCCCGTATTACCCCGGACGCGAAGCCCTCTGGGTCGGTTCGGGGATCGCGCGGGCCGAGGTCGACGAGAGTGAGATGGTCCACCCGATCGCGACCGGCTCCGAAGCGTACTACATCTACTCTGCCGGGGACTCCCTGACGATCACCTTGTCGGACGGCAAGGCCATTCGCCTGCGCGAGCTGCGTATCGAACCCCGGCGCCCGGAGTGGAAGTTCTCCGTGGGCTCGTTCTGGTTCGACCAGGATGGGGGGCAGCTGGTGCGGGCGGTCTACCGGTTTGCCACGGCCATGAACATCTGGGCGGTCGCCGACGCGGAGATCGAACGCGAGAAGCAGGAGAGGCTCGCCCGCGGCGAGAAGTGGGACCCGGATGAGGAGGTACCCGGCTGGGTCAAGGGATTCATGTCACCCATGGAGGCGAACCTCGAGGCCGTGACCGTGGAATACGGCTTGTATGGCGGGCGCTATTGGCTGCCGCGCACGCAGTACGCCGAGGGGCATGCGAAGGCATCGTTCATGCGCATTCCCTTTAAGCTGGAGGAGAGCTTCAAGTACGCCAGCGTGAACGGGACGGATTCGCTGCCGCCGCAGGCCCGGCGCCTCTCGCTGAGTGAGCTGAGGGATTCCCTGTTTGGGGACACGACCCGGTTCCGCGACCTCCCGGACAGTCTGCGCAAGGAGCGCAGTCGCATCTTCGCGCAGGTGGACTCCACTCGCCGCGCCGAGCGCATCGCCCTGCGCAAGCAGGAGTGTGCGACGTCGGGGATGTTCACCAGGACCGAGT is drawn from Gemmatimonadota bacterium and contains these coding sequences:
- a CDS encoding ABC transporter permease codes for the protein MSASRVWVVAVDELRLTLRRPLTWVLIALLLFLSYGLSAGWVQIAISSGDASVGGTRAHLTSEFALTQIFAAFSWSAYIFFAAAGAGLGVIRDGESRVLEILQSTPLRPAEYAWGKYLGVLAAFVVVLIGNTLVLMVCLAVLPNAEMLDARGPFVATNYLKPLLVFGLPNVIFMTGMAFAVGTATRRAVLVFAFPVALLLLCLFFLWDWSPSWLSEGANRALMFIDPSGLRWLRETWLEVDRGAAFYNTQAVTLDGFILGQRATWVILALLSVAGAVHRFARTMRASHRVTSADVATAMQPQLATAPVAVPSSRPLPVATGAPPTWWTTLRMVAAAEARELAAQPGLYLFVPLVVLQVISNALLALGAFDTPLLRTPGQLAATQMGLLTAYVTLLLVFYAVESLERERSTRLSAIHDSLPIPTSALLAGKAVALGVVVGVIVLACLLASMILVMAQGNVGFSLTPFVLMWVVLLIPTFFVVIAFIFAAYGIAKGRYGAYAISFGAIGLAMWAALTDRENWVSDWSLTSAIQWSDMSILEFDREALIWNRLFWLAVGVFLWRVATRLYPRVERDPVRWLQARTWPQWWRSLRPSVPFVLAPVILGAMAWRQVNTGPDGARAEKLGKDYWKKNLATWWNAPVPWVKDVDLDVRLDPAERAWRVQGSYLVVNHRDTVLQRIPLTVGRWRNMQFTADGDSIRPDTASHLYVFTLPTPLGPGDSVRLGFSYEGRHEGATRAGGGAGEFIVPSGVVMQGWSPQYFPVVGFVEGIGSDEDNTFEPRDYPEDHWQATTPALFGSERPMTVRTRIDVPAAFHANGVGEQLRDEVKDGRRLVEFRTDEPVMAYNIVAGKWLVRRGAGTALFHHPTHTYNVDEMGNAMDQARRWYGTWFGAYPWKELKVSEFPSLATYAQGFPTNITFSEGIGFLTKSEPKTNLAFLVTAHEIAHQWWGNMLQPGRGPGANILSEGMSHFATALLIEQVKGFRNGLEFRTRIESRYGDNRFADAERKLYRIDGSKQGDNTVTYDKGGWVFWMLADLVGREPTLRGMQDFIAKYRGSDDHAMLQDFTAHMRRYAADTASYDDFVRQWFDSVVVGEYRVDMATTSKRPDGTWETRAVVRNVGRASMMVDVAAVRGERFPDDTSAQDRVPYVQQVTRVMLPAELAVPVTMISTFEPQRVVVDPDVRVLQLRRRSAEKTIER
- a CDS encoding ABC transporter ATP-binding protein, which produces MLSIRNLVKVYPGPVAALQGVSLEIPRGMFGLLGPNGAGKTTFMRILAGVLEPTSGAVSLDGADVLADPDALRATLGYLPQDFGFFPHLSGQRMLEYLLRLKGLEAPGGIAKLAAELLDRVNLAHAAQRKVKDYSGGMRQRLGIAQAIAGNPQLIIVDEPTAGLDPEERLRFYRILSELAQDRTVLLSTHIVEDVAVLCPRFAVIRQGKVVALTTPREARASLVGTVHEGDVEGHALDELRRTHRVTQAVLVEGRNRVRVHAPDGRVPPGFEPVTGTLEDAYLLLMQGDAVGAAA